One genomic window of Gracilinema caldarium DSM 7334 includes the following:
- a CDS encoding EscU/YscU/HrcU family type III secretion system export apparatus switch protein, whose translation MEIKRASALQYIDRDYAPRIIASGKGKTADHIIELAEKAGIAIIEDANLAAMLTDQMSVGDYIPPWCWELVAKVFAIIKNEELS comes from the coding sequence ATGGAAATAAAACGGGCGAGTGCATTACAATACATCGACAGAGATTATGCCCCCCGGATTATAGCTTCGGGAAAAGGAAAAACCGCAGATCATATTATAGAACTTGCTGAAAAAGCTGGTATAGCTATAATTGAAGATGCCAACCTGGCGGCTATGTTAACAGATCAAATGTCTGTTGGAGACTATATTCCTCCCTGGTGCTGGGAGCTTGTAGCGAAAGTATTTGCAATCATTAAAAACGAGGAACTATCGTGA
- the rplS gene encoding 50S ribosomal protein L19 gives MNEIKAIEAAQMKSELDEFKVGDTVKVHFKIVEGKTERIQAYEGLVIAMKNSRIGKTFTVRKNSYGVGVERVFPLHSPRVVKVELMRPGKVRRAKLYYIRDKIGKAAKIKELISKKPHEAATGQESAQA, from the coding sequence ATGAACGAAATTAAAGCTATCGAAGCTGCTCAGATGAAGAGCGAGCTGGATGAATTCAAGGTAGGGGATACCGTAAAAGTCCATTTCAAGATTGTCGAAGGCAAAACCGAACGGATCCAGGCCTATGAGGGACTGGTTATCGCCATGAAGAATTCCCGTATCGGGAAGACCTTCACCGTACGGAAAAACTCCTACGGAGTTGGAGTTGAACGGGTATTCCCCCTGCACTCCCCCCGGGTTGTAAAGGTTGAGCTTATGCGGCCTGGTAAGGTTCGCCGGGCTAAGCTCTACTACATTCGGGACAAGATTGGTAAGGCTGCCAAGATTAAGGAGCTTATTTCCAAGAAGCCCCACGAGGCTGCAACCGGCCAGGAAAGCGCCCAGGCCTAA
- the trmD gene encoding tRNA (guanosine(37)-N1)-methyltransferase TrmD produces MKYTVLTLFPEIVDTFFNTSIMAKAIKRGVIQYRSINIRDYATDKHHKCDDAPYGGGAGMLMLPEPIGRALESAGAVKKQAAINFGTACSEPAHLQQKRRRVIYLSPSGRLFNQDLARELAAEDELILLCGRYEGIDQRIIDSYVDDEISIGDYILSSGEVSALVLIDATYRLIDGVISAESLEEESFSDGLLEYPQYTRPEIYDTVRVPEVLLSGHHEQIRQWRLKKRIEKTLNVRPDLIEKGLKAGCFSAETRKLIAELQDQVLHSQGDTDERN; encoded by the coding sequence GTGAAGTACACCGTACTTACCCTGTTCCCTGAAATTGTGGACACCTTTTTTAATACCTCCATAATGGCCAAGGCTATCAAACGTGGAGTTATCCAATATAGATCCATCAATATCAGGGATTATGCCACAGATAAACATCACAAATGCGATGATGCCCCCTATGGGGGTGGAGCGGGGATGCTGATGCTTCCCGAGCCTATAGGCAGGGCTTTAGAATCAGCCGGAGCGGTAAAAAAACAAGCTGCTATAAACTTTGGAACTGCATGCTCCGAGCCCGCCCACTTGCAACAAAAACGGAGAAGGGTCATTTACCTTTCCCCTTCGGGAAGGCTCTTTAATCAGGACCTGGCCCGAGAACTTGCTGCAGAGGATGAATTGATACTCCTCTGCGGCCGATATGAAGGAATTGACCAGCGGATTATCGATTCCTATGTGGATGACGAAATTTCCATTGGCGATTACATCCTTTCCTCAGGGGAAGTATCAGCCCTGGTATTGATAGATGCAACCTACCGGCTTATAGATGGGGTCATTTCTGCAGAATCCCTCGAAGAAGAGAGTTTTTCCGATGGACTTCTTGAGTATCCCCAGTATACAAGACCGGAGATTTATGATACAGTACGGGTCCCGGAGGTGTTGCTTTCGGGGCATCACGAGCAGATACGTCAGTGGCGTTTAAAGAAACGGATCGAAAAGACCCTAAACGTCCGGCCCGATTTAATTGAAAAGGGGCTGAAAGCTGGTTGTTTTTCTGCTGAGACACGAAAACTTATAGCTGAATTGCAGGACCAGGTTCTGCACAGTCAAGGGGATACAGATGAACGAAATTAA
- the rimM gene encoding ribosome maturation factor RimM (Essential for efficient processing of 16S rRNA), whose product MTDRFITGIIGQPFGIKGYVKVRLPSGDSSHFEQLKQVTVRLGTQEKSLIIEATGQAPSSFIIKFKGYDSPEAAKALQGGEILVHRVNAAPLAENEYYIEDLRGLAVHLHVVSGPVVGTVTDVVEGGGGQLMEIATTQGEHRFIPFRNEFIERIDIAGGTVVLKEGWILE is encoded by the coding sequence GTGACCGATCGTTTTATTACCGGAATTATTGGACAGCCCTTTGGGATAAAGGGCTATGTCAAAGTTCGCCTGCCGTCAGGAGACAGCAGTCACTTTGAACAATTAAAGCAGGTAACGGTCCGCCTTGGCACCCAGGAAAAATCCCTGATCATTGAAGCTACTGGACAAGCTCCCAGTTCATTTATCATTAAATTTAAAGGGTATGACAGCCCCGAAGCTGCAAAGGCTTTGCAGGGCGGTGAAATCCTGGTACATCGAGTTAATGCGGCGCCGCTCGCAGAGAATGAATATTATATCGAAGACCTCCGGGGCCTGGCGGTACATCTGCATGTAGTGTCCGGTCCCGTGGTTGGTACCGTTACTGATGTGGTAGAGGGCGGTGGCGGACAGCTCATGGAAATTGCAACAACTCAAGGGGAGCACCGGTTTATCCCCTTCAGAAATGAGTTTATCGAGAGAATTGATATTGCTGGCGGAACGGTGGTGCTCAAAGAAGGGTGGATTCTGGAGTGA
- a CDS encoding KH domain-containing protein, producing MEKDLVEYIAKSLVDDPSAVQVNVIEGEKSTILELRVAPEDIGKVIGKQGRIAKAIRTILQAATVTTGKRTVLEILD from the coding sequence ATGGAAAAGGATCTTGTTGAATATATTGCGAAAAGTCTTGTTGATGATCCTTCCGCAGTGCAGGTGAATGTGATTGAAGGTGAAAAAAGTACCATTCTGGAACTCCGTGTGGCTCCGGAAGATATCGGTAAGGTCATTGGCAAGCAGGGACGAATTGCTAAGGCAATCCGAACCATTCTGCAGGCCGCCACAGTCACCACCGGCAAGCGAACTGTTCTGGAAATACTGGACTGA
- the rpsP gene encoding 30S ribosomal protein S16, which translates to MSARIRLKKFGTKKRPYYRIVIMDSRAPRDGKTIDEVGIYHPIAAEGSQVSFDAEKVKSWLSKGAQPTDTVRKILNNSNFTF; encoded by the coding sequence TTGAGTGCACGCATTCGACTAAAGAAGTTCGGAACCAAGAAACGGCCCTACTACCGGATTGTTATTATGGATTCTCGAGCTCCCCGGGATGGCAAAACCATCGATGAAGTAGGAATCTATCACCCCATTGCAGCTGAGGGTTCCCAGGTTTCTTTTGATGCAGAAAAAGTAAAATCCTGGCTCAGCAAGGGTGCGCAGCCAACCGATACGGTTCGCAAGATCCTGAATAACAGCAACTTCACCTTCTAA
- the ffh gene encoding signal recognition particle protein yields MLEKLTGKIQDALRTINGKATITEKNIEDAVEAIKMALLEADVNLRVVRRFVNSTIEEAKGERVLRSVDPGQQFIKIVHDKLVAFLGDAKQDLNLKGPDTQSVILMLGLQGSGKTTSSAKLALRLKKEGRKVLLVACDLIRPAAIEQLSVLGSQIGVPVYKEEGAKDPVKVYKGALETARKNLYDTIIVDTTGRLQIDQEMMTELVRLRDAAKPDELLLVADAMTGQSAVDIAKAFDEQIGLTGVILTKFDSDTRGGAALSLKTITGKPLKFVGVGEKPEDFEPFYPDRVASRILGMGDIVSLVEKAQQVVNQEEAAALQKKMLSEDFTLQDWLDQLRAVKKMGSLQSMLEMLPGMAGQISEEDLNKADMKTQEAIICSMTKKERENYLIIGPSRRARIARGSGTSVAEVARLLKKFEKMRTMMKKMAKLGKNPKAAQAMMSRMGGMGGRGGL; encoded by the coding sequence ATGCTTGAGAAACTGACCGGAAAAATTCAGGATGCCCTGCGCACCATCAACGGCAAGGCTACCATCACCGAAAAAAACATAGAAGACGCCGTAGAAGCCATTAAAATGGCCCTCCTCGAGGCCGATGTAAACCTCCGGGTGGTTCGGCGCTTTGTCAACTCCACCATAGAAGAAGCCAAGGGTGAACGGGTACTCCGTTCCGTAGACCCGGGCCAGCAGTTCATCAAGATTGTCCATGATAAACTGGTCGCCTTTTTAGGGGATGCGAAACAGGACCTGAACCTGAAGGGCCCCGACACCCAGTCGGTGATCCTGATGCTTGGTTTGCAGGGTTCCGGTAAAACCACGAGTTCTGCCAAGCTGGCTTTGAGGCTTAAAAAGGAAGGCCGAAAGGTCCTTCTCGTTGCCTGCGACCTCATCCGCCCCGCCGCTATAGAACAGCTTTCTGTATTAGGATCCCAGATTGGGGTTCCCGTATATAAAGAAGAGGGCGCTAAGGATCCGGTTAAGGTCTATAAGGGGGCCCTGGAAACGGCCCGGAAAAACCTCTACGACACCATCATCGTCGATACCACAGGCCGGCTCCAGATTGACCAGGAAATGATGACCGAACTCGTCCGGCTTCGGGATGCGGCGAAACCCGATGAATTACTCCTCGTAGCCGATGCCATGACCGGCCAGTCTGCGGTGGATATAGCCAAGGCTTTTGATGAACAGATCGGCCTTACCGGGGTAATCCTTACCAAGTTCGACTCCGATACCCGTGGCGGCGCCGCCCTTTCCCTGAAAACCATCACCGGCAAACCCTTAAAATTTGTCGGTGTTGGCGAAAAGCCCGAAGACTTCGAACCCTTTTACCCGGACCGGGTTGCAAGCCGCATCCTCGGCATGGGGGATATTGTAAGCCTCGTAGAAAAGGCCCAGCAGGTGGTGAACCAGGAAGAGGCCGCCGCCCTTCAGAAAAAGATGCTCTCCGAGGACTTTACCCTCCAGGACTGGCTCGACCAGCTCCGGGCGGTAAAAAAAATGGGCTCCCTCCAGTCCATGCTGGAAATGCTCCCCGGCATGGCAGGTCAAATTTCGGAAGAGGACCTTAACAAGGCGGACATGAAAACCCAAGAAGCGATCATCTGTTCCATGACCAAAAAGGAACGGGAAAACTACCTGATCATTGGGCCGTCCCGCCGCGCCCGCATTGCTCGGGGATCGGGAACATCAGTCGCTGAGGTCGCCCGGCTCCTTAAAAAATTCGAAAAGATGCGGACCATGATGAAAAAAATGGCCAAATTGGGGAAGAATCCAAAGGCAGCCCAGGCGATGATGAGCAGAATGGGCGGGATGGGCGGGCGCGGCGGCCTGTAA
- a CDS encoding NAD(P)H-dependent glycerol-3-phosphate dehydrogenase translates to MSAKVGVLGAGAWGTAVAKVIAEKGIDVDIWSHEKETAEDINLRHINSRYLPDVVLPENLRAYTDSAETADGKEFLILASPSLYLLDSVKKILSVPSIREGETAIGVITKGFIPTAKGPRLILETLEDYLPGFYRQSLVYIAGPSHAEEVSRGKITGLIAASESAKQSIHFRDLLKTNRLLVFSSFDVRGVQVAAASKNVIAIAFGMLDALKTSAAERGMEDIFGDGTESLLLAAGLNEIQTLGRAMGATHPETFTSISGVGDLDVTCRSIFGRNRRFGREIIEKDILKPYSSLDDLITRISEVGYLPEGVVAAKYVKMLAEQHNLKMPISLGLYRILNREITPLEFLHAFIKDLG, encoded by the coding sequence ATGAGCGCGAAAGTAGGAGTTCTCGGCGCCGGCGCCTGGGGAACCGCGGTTGCCAAGGTTATTGCAGAAAAGGGTATTGATGTTGATATTTGGAGTCACGAAAAGGAGACCGCTGAGGATATCAACCTCCGCCACATTAATTCCCGCTATTTACCCGATGTGGTACTGCCTGAAAATCTTCGGGCCTACACGGACTCTGCAGAAACCGCCGACGGCAAGGAATTTCTCATTCTCGCCAGCCCATCCCTATACCTTTTGGATTCGGTTAAAAAAATTCTGTCTGTTCCCTCCATTCGGGAAGGCGAAACCGCCATCGGAGTCATTACCAAGGGCTTCATTCCGACCGCCAAGGGCCCCCGGCTCATTCTCGAAACCCTGGAAGACTACCTTCCCGGCTTTTACCGCCAATCCTTAGTGTATATTGCCGGCCCCAGCCATGCAGAAGAAGTATCCCGGGGCAAAATCACGGGGCTCATCGCCGCCAGTGAAAGCGCGAAACAGTCGATCCATTTCCGGGACCTCTTAAAAACCAACCGGCTTCTCGTCTTCTCTTCCTTTGATGTCCGGGGTGTGCAGGTAGCGGCGGCCTCGAAAAACGTCATCGCCATCGCCTTTGGTATGCTGGACGCCCTTAAAACCAGCGCCGCGGAACGGGGCATGGAAGACATTTTCGGCGACGGGACCGAGTCCCTCCTGCTTGCGGCGGGGCTCAATGAAATCCAGACCCTGGGCCGGGCCATGGGAGCAACTCATCCAGAAACCTTTACCTCCATTTCCGGCGTCGGCGACCTGGATGTAACCTGCCGGTCCATATTCGGCAGAAACCGCCGCTTCGGCCGGGAAATCATCGAAAAGGATATCCTGAAGCCCTACAGCAGTCTGGATGACCTCATTACCCGCATCAGTGAAGTGGGCTACCTGCCCGAAGGGGTGGTTGCGGCTAAATATGTGAAAATGCTCGCAGAACAGCACAACCTGAAAATGCCCATATCCTTGGGGCTTTACCGGATTTTGAACCGGGAAATAACCCCTCTAGAATTCTTACATGCCTTTATAAAGGACCTGGGATAA
- a CDS encoding M3 family oligoendopeptidase produces MSAGSKLPRWNLASVYTSFDAPEYIRDKELLAEHANKLLTQLEQPWPQDKTQAGHLILSWIHSYEDTADLAENLEAYASAVYTTDTRNSRALNEINALEALALPLGKAAVILRSRLAEQAELVQNLIATDPNLAEYRFFLTDALKRAKYQMSPELEDLANDLARSGGDAWSRLQEAISSTVSAVWDPATGEKKTVIALRDLAHDPDRSIRERAYKAELSAWASMEIPLAASLNGVKGFAITVDKRRGWQSALDKAAYQSRISRKTLDALISVMEQSLPLFRRYLKAKARILRIEKCAFYDLFAPVGTASRKWTWEESRDFIIDKFSAFDPAMGNFARHAFTFSWIDAEGREGKVGGAYCTDFPLAKESRILCNFEGSFDSVTTVAHELGHAWHHEVIKDLPSTLTAYPMTLAETASTFAETIILEGALKTSSNQERLSLIEGSLKDACQIIVDILSRFYFERAVFERREQGELSPEEFCRLMKEAQLATYGDGLDAELLHPYMWAVKSHYYSTGLAFYNFPYAFGQLFALGLYSRAREQGSSFAGTYKEILRLTGRASAEDVGRAAGFNLEGPEFWQNGINLIAERVTELETLIHTLEEETK; encoded by the coding sequence ATGAGCGCTGGTTCTAAACTTCCCCGCTGGAATTTGGCCAGCGTGTACACATCTTTTGATGCCCCAGAATATATCCGGGACAAGGAACTTTTGGCAGAGCATGCAAACAAACTGCTCACCCAGCTTGAACAGCCCTGGCCCCAGGACAAGACCCAGGCAGGGCATCTCATCCTAAGCTGGATCCACAGCTACGAAGATACCGCTGACCTGGCAGAAAACCTGGAAGCCTATGCCTCAGCGGTGTATACCACCGACACCCGCAATTCCCGGGCCTTGAATGAAATTAATGCCCTGGAAGCCCTCGCCCTTCCCCTGGGAAAGGCGGCGGTAATCCTGCGATCCCGCCTTGCCGAACAGGCAGAGCTGGTGCAGAACCTGATAGCCACTGATCCGAACCTGGCCGAATACCGCTTCTTCCTTACCGATGCCCTGAAGCGGGCCAAGTACCAGATGTCCCCGGAACTGGAAGACCTCGCCAACGACCTGGCCCGGAGCGGCGGCGATGCCTGGAGCCGGCTTCAGGAAGCCATTTCTTCGACGGTAAGTGCGGTATGGGATCCGGCCACCGGCGAAAAGAAAACCGTCATCGCCCTGCGGGACCTGGCCCACGATCCCGACCGGTCCATCCGGGAACGGGCCTATAAGGCAGAGCTCTCTGCCTGGGCGTCCATGGAAATTCCCCTGGCCGCCTCCCTCAATGGGGTTAAGGGTTTTGCCATTACGGTGGACAAGCGCCGGGGCTGGCAGTCCGCCCTGGATAAGGCCGCCTACCAGTCGCGGATCAGCCGGAAAACTTTGGATGCCCTCATTTCCGTTATGGAGCAATCCCTGCCCCTCTTCCGCCGGTACCTGAAAGCAAAAGCCCGCATCCTCCGCATAGAAAAATGCGCCTTTTACGACCTCTTTGCCCCGGTAGGGACCGCAAGCCGGAAATGGACTTGGGAAGAAAGCCGGGACTTTATAATAGACAAATTCTCCGCCTTTGACCCTGCCATGGGTAATTTTGCCCGCCACGCCTTTACTTTTTCATGGATAGACGCCGAAGGTCGGGAAGGAAAAGTCGGCGGTGCCTACTGTACCGATTTCCCCCTGGCAAAGGAATCCCGGATACTCTGCAACTTCGAAGGTTCCTTCGATTCGGTAACCACCGTAGCCCATGAATTAGGCCACGCCTGGCATCACGAAGTTATTAAGGACCTGCCCAGCACCCTCACCGCCTATCCCATGACCCTGGCAGAAACTGCCAGCACCTTTGCAGAAACCATCATTCTGGAAGGGGCCTTAAAAACATCTTCGAACCAGGAACGGCTCAGCCTGATAGAAGGCAGTCTAAAGGATGCCTGCCAAATTATCGTAGACATTCTGTCCCGGTTCTACTTTGAACGGGCCGTCTTTGAACGACGGGAACAGGGCGAACTTTCGCCGGAAGAATTCTGCAGATTGATGAAAGAAGCCCAGCTTGCTACCTATGGGGATGGTCTCGATGCCGAGCTTCTGCATCCCTACATGTGGGCTGTAAAAAGCCATTATTACAGCACCGGTTTAGCCTTCTATAATTTCCCCTACGCCTTTGGTCAGCTCTTTGCACTGGGCCTCTATTCCCGCGCCCGGGAACAGGGAAGCTCCTTTGCAGGAACCTACAAGGAAATTCTGAGACTCACCGGCCGGGCCAGTGCAGAAGATGTAGGCCGGGCCGCGGGCTTTAACCTGGAAGGCCCCGAATTCTGGCAAAATGGCATCAATCTTATCGCCGAACGGGTCACCGAACTGGAAACACTGATTCACACTCTGGAGGAAGAAACGAAATGA
- the ndk gene encoding nucleoside-diphosphate kinase: MERTFAMLKPGVLQRRIVGEVLSRFERKGLKIVGLKLMQMDRSLVEAHYKEHVGKEFYEKLVSYTLSGPVVAMVLQGDGVIATVRRLVGPTDVTNAQPGTIRGDFAYQTRLNIVHASDSPASAEREINLFFKEQELIDWEDGNERWF; this comes from the coding sequence ATGGAACGCACCTTTGCCATGCTGAAACCCGGCGTATTACAGCGCCGTATTGTTGGAGAAGTGCTCTCCCGCTTTGAACGGAAGGGACTTAAAATTGTTGGATTAAAACTCATGCAAATGGACCGCAGTCTGGTGGAAGCCCACTACAAGGAACATGTGGGTAAGGAATTTTACGAAAAATTGGTCTCCTATACCCTCTCAGGCCCCGTGGTAGCCATGGTACTGCAGGGTGATGGAGTCATCGCCACGGTGCGGCGCCTTGTGGGACCAACGGACGTAACCAATGCTCAGCCCGGCACCATCCGGGGTGACTTTGCCTATCAAACCAGGCTGAATATTGTTCATGCTTCAGACTCCCCGGCCAGTGCAGAACGGGAAATCAACCTATTCTTTAAAGAACAGGAACTTATCGATTGGGAGGATGGCAATGAGCGCTGGTTCTAA
- the truA gene encoding tRNA pseudouridine(38-40) synthase TruA, translating into MNSRKPASRRWVKLIVAYDGTRFKGWQKGNGRTVQGVLEQTLITALPRASGGAIHPGTYTEADLQLAGAGRTDAGVHAEGQAASAILPASVSLEALLSAVNTELPSDIAIKSITPAPDRFHARYHATSRTYRYSIICGPVGNPFRAAYTWNIPEKLNLETMKQAAALLQGTHDFTSFTADKSKSNRVRTITDIHFEWAVPELHIYYTADSFLWNQVRIMTMVLVQAGLGTMSPTGVAALLEAKNRSLAPEPAPAKGLCLYSVSYKE; encoded by the coding sequence ATGAATTCCCGCAAGCCTGCGTCCCGCCGATGGGTGAAGCTCATCGTAGCTTACGATGGAACCCGCTTTAAGGGCTGGCAAAAAGGCAACGGCCGGACCGTCCAGGGAGTGCTGGAGCAGACCCTCATCACCGCCCTCCCCCGTGCTTCAGGCGGGGCAATACACCCCGGTACGTACACCGAGGCAGACCTGCAGCTTGCCGGAGCCGGCCGCACCGATGCGGGGGTTCATGCGGAAGGACAAGCCGCAAGCGCCATACTGCCCGCATCAGTCTCCCTGGAGGCCCTGCTCTCGGCGGTCAACACCGAGCTTCCCTCTGACATAGCCATTAAGTCCATAACCCCTGCCCCGGACCGGTTCCATGCCCGCTACCATGCCACAAGCCGCACCTACCGCTACAGCATCATCTGCGGCCCAGTGGGAAATCCCTTCAGAGCGGCCTATACCTGGAACATCCCGGAAAAGCTGAACCTGGAGACCATGAAACAGGCCGCCGCCTTGTTACAGGGAACCCATGACTTTACAAGCTTCACCGCGGATAAATCAAAGTCGAACCGGGTGAGAACCATAACTGATATCCATTTTGAATGGGCAGTCCCTGAGCTACATATCTACTACACCGCCGACAGCTTTCTCTGGAACCAGGTCCGTATCATGACCATGGTGCTGGTCCAGGCCGGCCTCGGCACTATGTCCCCCACCGGCGTGGCCGCCCTCCTGGAAGCAAAAAATCGTTCCCTCGCCCCGGAACCAGCCCCAGCAAAAGGGCTCTGTCTCTATTCCGTATCCTACAAAGAGTAG